One Halichoerus grypus chromosome 1, mHalGry1.hap1.1, whole genome shotgun sequence genomic region harbors:
- the CSNK2A2IP gene encoding casein kinase II subunit alpha'-interacting protein: protein MVPLAYYDQHFVPLEHSYQLTTTNSLTHQYAGEKLNQSNNKPVVRVQSHSNHLAAPLVSSKQMVQSCSVLSSARSQDTISQGFYNKVLKAPVSQSKRQAIPLLDLHQRTSLWPKLRALSSPVIHHKPQTTFSLDLNKTSSLLESSQTNLSSQLPLPKPQTTSSPDFCWTSPSQKSNQRVSGSSLFPSKHQETPPLDSLWASSSLGSNQRVLSSTLPQSKPQKASSLESLWTSLLEHSQRSLSSPSLNSTPQINDLLQSSCSLESNQMALSSPLPDSRPQTPPALNCSSCVLSLPLSHSKPRKSPLAHSVRQTQSLPLFSPKSQTVLTFNHDFRTLSSPVCHSKFQNTSSPNDKQKATDLSSPHSKSNVSGPSLSSSKQFIRNIAASTLGSRFQSKSSFDLCAKTESNKEVPWSLNYIYPCLVKGGTVPDDVLNKIVNSVSKTRIQKDLCRQILFRRMRGRPNPYPGPRLSSNYVVCLACASCIKSQCNHLTGRKDPRSATLFVIPTPELGSEGEMEVKLVFLLSLPETSLSSCFPSAVKENQPDEAPEDNLEGMEKIQIFSPSEPEITQELDNKWPTVAPENKVVSQRPQAIDWLLYVKKSSHFQPQSLPQSSSSSTSSSTSSSSSSTSPSSSSSSSSSSSSSSTPPSLPPPSKESTTSTLSGCVFTKVLSYHRLPPGVSWLEFICSKNHQLLPGKPQQSQSRPPKTRPMRNSTTVKGPKGPKILFKFFQTVSK from the coding sequence ATGGTACCATTGGCATATTATGATCAACACTTTGTGCCATTAGAACACTCTTACCAACTGACCACAACCAATTCATTAACACATCAATACGCAGGTGAAAAACTAAATCAGTCCAATAACAAGCCTGTGGTCAGAGTGCAGTCCCATAGTAATCACCTTGCAGCACCTCTAGTTAGCTCTAAGCAGATGGTGCAGAGCTGCTCAGTATTGTCCTCTGCCAGGTCTCAGGACACAATTTCACAGGGCTTCTATAACAAGGTTCTGAAAGCACCAGTATCCCAGTCCAAACGTCAGGCCATACCTTTACTAGACCTCCACCAGAGAACTTCACTGTGGCCTAAACTGAGAGCCCTGAGCTCACCTGTGATACACCATAAACCTCAGACAACATTTTCCCTTGACCTTAATAAGACATCTTCATTGCTGGAGTCCAGCCAAACAAATTTGAGCTCACAATTACCCCTCCCCAAACCTCAGACTACATCTTCACCAGACTTTTGCTGGACATCACCTTCACAGAAGTCTAATCAAAGAGTCTCAGGTTCATCATTATTCCCCTCCAAACATCAAGAAACACCTCCCCTAGACAGCCTCTGGGCATCATCTTCTTTGGGATCTAATCAAAGAGTGCTTAGCTCAACATTACCACAATCCAAGCCTCAGAAAGCATCATCATTGGAAAGCCTTTGGACATCTTTATTGGAGCACAGTCAAAGATCTTTGAGCTCACCATCACTCAACTCTACACCTCAAATAAATGACTTACTTCAGTCATCATGTTCATTGGAATCCAATCAAATGGCTCTGAGCTCACCATTACCTGACTCTAGACCTCAGACACCACCTGCACTGAATTGTAGTTCCTGTGTTCTGAGCTTACCATTGTCCCACTCAAAACCAAGGAAATCACCTTTGGCACATTCTGTCCGCCAGACTCAGAGTTTGCCATTGTTCTCACCCAAATCTCAGACGGTGCTTACATTTAATCATGActtcaggaccctgagctcaccaGTTTGTCACTCCAAGTTTCAGAACACCTCTTCACCAAATGACAAACAGAAAGCCACAGATTTATCTTCACCCCATTCTAAGTCAAATGTCTCAGGTCCATCATTATCAAGCTCCAAACAATTTATTAGAAATATAGCTGCTTCAACATTGGGCTCCAGATTCCAGAGTAAAAGCAGCTTTGATCTTTGTGCAAAGACAGAATCAAATAAAGAAGTTCCATGgagtttaaattatatttatcccTGCCTTGTTAAAGGTGGAACTGTCCCTGATGATGTCCTAAATAAAATTGTCAATTCTGTCTCCAAGACCAGAATCCAGAAGGATCTCTGTAGGCAGATTCTCTTTCGAAGGATGAGGGGAAGGCCAAATCCTTATCCTGGTCCCCGCCTTTCATCAAATTATGTGGTTTGTTTAGCTTGTGCTTCCTGCATAAAATCTCAGTGTAACCATCTCACAGGAAGGAAAGATCCTCGCAGTGCAACACTGTTTGTCATACCAACACCTGAACTTGGTTCTGAGGGAGAAATGGAAGTGAAAttagtttttctcctttccctaccAGAGACTTCACTCTCATCTTGTTTCCCATCCGCTGTGAAAGAAAATCAGCCTGATGAAGCCCCTGAAGACAACCTTGAAGGAATGGAGAAGATACAAATTTTCTCTCCATCTGAACCTGAAATCACACAAGAGCTAGATAACAAATGGCCGACAGTAGCCCCTGAAAACAAAGTTGTAAGCCAACGACCCCAGGCTATTGACTGGCTGCTTTATGTTAAGAAAAGTAGTCATTTTCAGCCACAGTCCCTGCCTcagtcctcttcctcctcaacGTCCTCCTCcacgtcctcctcctcctcctcaacatccccctcctcctcctcttcatcatcttcttcctcctcttcttcttccactCCACCTTCCTTACCCCCTCCTTCCAAAGAGTCTACCACATCTACTCTCTCAGGTTGCGTATTCACTAAGGTACTTAGTTACCACCGGTTGCCTCCAGGAGTCTCCTGGCTTGAGTTTATATGTAGTAAAAATCACCAGCTACTTCCTGGAAAACCACAACAAAGTCAATCACGACCTCCCAAAACAAGGCCTATGAGGAATAGCACCACAGTAAAAGGGCCAAAGGGACCAAAGATACTATTCAAATTTTTCCAGACAGtttcaaaatga